The sequence below is a genomic window from Coffea arabica cultivar ET-39 chromosome 4c, Coffea Arabica ET-39 HiFi, whole genome shotgun sequence.
ATAATGATCCTGATCGAGTTGGGATAGACTTGGGTGATTTTGAGCCCCCAATGGTTCAGAATCTCGGTTAAGGCTGAGGGGATGGGGAGCCGGAGCCCTGCGATCAGCTGCTCCCTATAGATGGCCACAAAGCCAGGGGGAGGTCGGCAGGTTCGGTCGTCGGGCCCAGCCGCCCTCGGCTCGAAGGCCGGGGGAATGGAATAGGTTTCGGCCAGCTCGGGCACCACCCCGGGTGAGAGGGTGGCCTCCTGCCGGTCGGGGTAGCCATAGTTGACCTCAGGGACACTCCCCTGCTCGGGGGTCGGGTTCCCCCCAGAGGAGTCCCTGTCCTCCCCAGTTCCCCCCCGGGCTCCGCCAGGGGAGTCGTGTGGGGACTTGGGGGAAGGGATAGAAGTGGCCTGTTGCTCTATGAAGGCATCGAGTTCGGCTGCCTCCTCCAGGGCTCGGGCGGAAGGAGAATGGGCGGATGGAGAGCTCATGATGTTAATGGGTTCGAGCAAATCAGGAATGCGGAAGTTGGGATTAGAAGCGGAGGAAGATGATGGCGAGggtgaagatgaagaaaaagatGAGGAGGAAATGAAAACCCTGGGGGCTCTACGGCGGATTGGAATCTGGGAGGAGGTGGAGGTGACGTTGGAACTATCAGACATGAAATGTAGAAGGTGGCAGAGGAGGGAGagagtgaaggagaaaagaaaggactTACTGATGAGTGGAGTAAGGGAAGATGGTGGAAGCGCCGGAATCTGGGTACTGAGAGCCGGAAAGTTTGCTGCGGGGATGAAGATGCACGGAGAGAGGAGAAAATGGCAAATGGAATCGAGTGAAATCTGGTAACTCTTATTTATAGGGAGAGAAATGGGGGGAAACGGTCGCTCGAAATTAAACCGTCCCCATGTGAACGCATTTAATAGCGGTACGGAGACCGAAGAGACGCGACAGTTGACAGGACCTGGGCGCGGCTTTCCAAGGACAGCACTGTCCGGAGGTGACCTTGGCAGAGCAGTGCGCGGCGCTGGCCTCCCACGTGGCAGTGGAATAGATTAGGTCTGCCCGGAAGCCTCACATAATCTAGGGGGCTAGTGCAGAGGCCCTGTCCTGGGCCCTGACACGTGGCAGCCCAAGGCAACCCGAGCTGGGCCTGGATCCTAGGCCCATGGTGAATGGCCTGGAACACGCAGCCGTTAGAGCTCCGCAGGGCTCCGGAGAGCTATCCCGCAGAAGGCGGGGAGAATCCCCCACAGCGCGGGATTCATACTATTGAGGGCAAGTCCCGAAtcgtacggaggtcggactctcCAGCAGGTATAAATGGTAGCACACATCAACTGTACAAGGTACACTCACTATTGGCAAAGTACGCCCGATTGCTTTACTTCCCGTGAACCTCCCTCACCGAAAAattaacttgaccgtcggagtgcgcCTCCGGGGACCACCTCGGGGCCCCCTTGTTAGACCactctcttgtttgttttgcaggctTGGGACTAGCTCTTCCATCAACACGCCGAGCTCttcaggtcagctcggtccggggaaGTCCAGTGCTTCTTCAGTTGGCATAATGAAATGTTAAGACAAACAACAGACTATGAGGTGAAGGCTTGGAATATGGTTGGTATATAGTTGATGTTGTCTGTATCAACAGCTAAATCACCACAAACCAGAATGGCAGGAATAAAAACAGTTCGATGAGGTGTTGGCATGGCATGAGAAGAGCTGTTGAGCATGAGTACTACTGTGGCCACGTTAGGCCTTTCCTCAATGTCTTCTTGAGCACAGAGTAGGCCTATCTAGCAATGCCTTGCTAGATGCAAATATGAATAATTTGCATCCAACGATGGTGAATTTTGGTATAGCATCTACCTTTGTAGATCGCAACACTCAAAGGCTCACAAGTCACATCCCACTTAACAGAGATGCTCTTCTTCCAGCGCTCTCACTACCAGCAAGAAAATGTTACTGGTGCTGTCAACAGCAGTTGACAGGCCAAGTTTAGCTCCATATTAGTGGTTGATGGTCAACGGCAGTTGGAAGCACGACTTTTGCTCCATATAAGCTCAAAAATGAATAGTTTAGAAGAGAAAGGAAGAGGTGTTAGAGTATGGATTTCGATAACCTTTATTTTGGGTGAATTTGGATTAACTTAATTATAGTCTTAAATTCCTGGTGAATTTCAAATCTTAATCGCTCCTACTTCACACAGAAAAGCTAGGGATTTGGGTAATGGGTTTAAAATTCATAACAAGCAAGCTTGGAGAGGGCGGATTCGGACCAGTTTACAAGGTCAGTATCGTAAGCTAGCTGTTGCATTACTAAAACACGTTACTGTTTGCACTTATCAGTCAGAAATTTCCAGGGAAAATTAGAGGACGGGCAAGAAGTTGCAATAAAAATACTTTCCAAAAATTCAGGCCAAGGTGTGGTAGAGTTCAAAAATGAAATTCTACTGATTGCCAAACTTCAGCACAGAAATCTTACGAGGCTATTGGGATGCTGCCTGCAAGCAGATGAGAAAATTTTAGTTTACGAGTACATGGTCAACAGAAGCCAGGATTTCTTGCTTTTTGGTATCTGTTATTCTAGATATGATATTGATATGTACTGTATCCAGGAAATGGGAGAATTTTCTTGTTATTATGTGGAGGTTGCTTTTATTTTCAGGGGCAGATTCTAGCAAAAAGGAGTTGCTAAAATGGAGTATACGTCTGAATATTATTGAAGGGATTGCTCGAGGATTGCTCTATCCCCACAAGTACTCAAGAGTAAGGGTGATTCATAGGGATTTAAAAGCTGGCAATATCTTGCTTGATGGCAGCACGAATCCTAAAATATCAGATTTTGGTTTGGCAAGAATATTTGGAATGCAAGAATctgaagcaaaaacaaaaagaatggtTGGAACCAAGTAAGCCATGAATGTAACAATCAATCGTTATTTATCAATGTTTAGTCCACTCAAATGCTTCAAATAAGGAAatgtatttaaatttaaaatttttattttcattcagTGGTTACATGTCCCCGGAGTATGCAATAAAAGGCATTGTTTTAATGAAGACGGATGTATTCAGTTTTGGAGTTCTGCTACTCGAGATTGTTAGCGGTCAGAAAAACAACAGCTGCTATCATTCAGAACACCCACTGAACCTCGTAGGAATGGTAACTTCTTAGTTACTACTCGGTTAGTGAGGCAAGTAGCATATTATTGAGTTTGATAAAGAATTCTCGAGTCATAATTACCCGTAAAATGAAAACGCTGGCCTTGTTTCAGGCATGGGAATTGTGGAAGGAAGGAAGAGCTCTGGAGCTAATGGACCCAATGTTGAATGGCTCCTGCCCTGAAAATGAAGTCACTAGATGCATTCAGGTGCGTCTGTTGTGCGTGCAAGACCGTGCAATGGTGTCCATGCTGTCGAACGAGGCCGTGCAATTGCCCTCACCAAAACAACCGGCATTCTTCATTGAGATGGTTCTTGGAGACGTAGAAAAGGATAAAGAAACTATTTGTTCCTTGAATGGCGTATCAATTTCAGCAACAGAGCCTAGGTAGAGAGTTCCTTCTTGCCTCGTTGGAGAAGGGTAGCGGTCCCTGAGAAACGTCAAAAGAACTCCGAAAAGACTGTTAATCTGCATTACAAAAAATGAGACTAACTGACAATCAATTGTAAGCGTATGAATAAATTGAATCTTAACATAATCTATCTCTACCTGTTTCTAATGCAAAAGATGCCTGGAAGGAAAACCATCCAAGAACTTTTTGGAGTACTATGCCGTATGATATACAGAATAAACCAAAACTATCCTAAATTCACAATATGTAATTTATCATTAGTCTGAATTGCCCGAAATGCTGAACTTTTGATAAAATTCGATTTTATACTTCTAAACAAGAAATCCTCTGAACCAAAtttttatactatataagaacgaATTTAGGACAGAAACGGTTTTTAGATTTCAATCTCAAGGGTGAGATtattttgggaatgtgagaGTATTTGAAATGTAATTGGAGCATTGAGTACAAGTCATTACAGTTTTAATTTCATTATAGTTACTTATATAATCTTTTAGACATTTAAGGTTAGGGGCAGGTTTGGTATGTTACAATATTTGGTGCTAAGTTGAGTATCAAGTACAACTGAATTAAGCTTGTGCTCTGATAGATTTATATAAAAGtccttttaatcatttattatactaATATCCAAGCCTTCCAATTTCCTGAAACCTTTCTCATCCATTAAGGAATTAATTGGATGTTTACATAATTAgattttaattacaattaattaACTTCATTATTATCTGAACAATCATTATCATATTTATACCCCTATGTTTAGCCGatatcctttctttttttttcagtttcacCCCTTTGGTTTTATTATGGCTATTAAATATTTGGTGGAAGGCGTACCTTTTCCTTTGAATTGAGGTGAATTCTTTGGTTTTGTCTTCTTTTTATGTAGTTTTTTTCCTGATGATTGGTTTATTCAAGAAATGCATATAGTTTGCTTTTTGatacttctaattctaaaaattaagtaattgtattgttttccttagtagaTTCTAGAGATTCTGTCTCTGGTCAAGGTATCATTTGAGATAATATTGTCACTTTCTAAAATAATCAGAAAGTAATTTTATCATCTTTTCTTCCTCAACCAAcatattatctctttatttaagCCAAATAACCTTATTTTTCATGAACTTTCTCCTATTGTTCTTGACTTCAGGGATCTGTTGACTACATTCCAGTAGTTATGTTTTTACCGTGACTATCGCGAAGCAAACAATTGTGCAGACATGCTAGCCAACTAGAGAAGAAGCAACAATGAATACTCCACCTTTTTTTAACCCTATCTTGATTTTGTCCTTCCCTTACTTTTGCAAGACTTAAAAGGGTGTCATTAACACACTGATGATTGTACTTTAACTATTACTCTATAGACTTTGACTTTGTTTTGATGCATCTTTATTTTACCGAAAAAAAGACTTTCTCGTATATGGTGATTCACCACCTACACATACCACTTAAACTAAATCATGTAGAAGTATGATATATTTTGATAGTTCTCAAAAGAAAGGGGTATGAATTTTCAGAATTTTCGATGTTTTTCTGCACCAAGTAGCTAGGAATCCAAATTCTCaagtgagagaaaaaaaaagaagaaaagggtaTGATCCGGTAGTTACCATGAAGAAGCCCCAATCTTGACATCTTCTTCTAAGGTCTCAGATTGCTTGAAAACACTAATCAGTATTGTTGAAACTAAGGTACGAAAAATCGATGAAAGTGATTGAAACTTGAGGGTCTGAGGCAATAGGCTTATAGGTGTGGGTGTTGCAGTAAGCATAGCAAGAAGGGATATAGTCGAGGCCTGGTGATTCTGCCAATAGTTTGATTCTtgacaaattaattttttgatgGTTGAACAGAATTATTATGGCATTTTATATTACGGATAAATTATGGTTCAAGTagttatttttttcatataatatgatttggaattcagcttgtgtttattttaattggaaattttataattgaaaaatttattaacttagaattttgtacttcattgaaactaaaaaagaaaattaatcatgcTACATAGTAGTAAGATGTCATTTGCACTCTATTTGCTTTTCATGTTATGATCTCGTTCTTGTATTCTACTGTTTATAGtttcaaatataaaaatttactttttatgCTATCTAAAAGAATTTTTAGTGGAACTTGATGAGTTTAAATGTTTTAGCTACAGcaccattttgattgcattgtattaattcatttacTCATAACTGTATGTTGTACAATGATAAATAATATAGCGAATTAATTCATTTACTCATAACccaatgggtttgtttggataggatattattagaaatattatttgaaaatattactgtaacactttttatgatgtgatgtatgtgagataaaaaggtaattgaaaatataaaaaggtgaattgaaaaatgtatttatgatacaagcaaaatattatttggcatatgtttgctatccaaacactcccattaatgtttcttgatttgattgaaACAACTATTATCCATAGTTCAAACAAGATTAATATTGGATACTCATACAAGTAAACTTTAGAAAATATCATTAAGCAGTTTCTACCTATAGTTTGTAATTCGAATTTATA
It includes:
- the LOC113740068 gene encoding cysteine-rich receptor-like protein kinase 10, with product MAWNTQPLELRRAPESYPAEGGENPPQRGIHTIEGKSRIVRRSDSPAVRNFQGKLEDGQEVAIKILSKNSGQGVVEFKNEILLIAKLQHRNLTRLLGCCLQADEKILVYEYMVNRSQDFLLFGADSSKKELLKWSIRLNIIEGIARGLLYPHKYSRVRVIHRDLKAGNILLDGSTNPKISDFGLARIFGMQESEAKTKRMVGTNGYMSPEYAIKGIVLMKTDVFSFGVLLLEIVSGQKNNSCYHSEHPLNLVGMAWELWKEGRALELMDPMLNGSCPENEVTRCIQVRLLCVQDRAMVSMLSNEAVQLPSPKQPAFFIEMVLGDVEKDKETICSLNGVSISATEPR